The Sandaracinus amylolyticus genomic interval CTGCGACATCGACTCGCTGCCACCCCCACCGCCCTGCGGTGGCTGTGCCGACGCTCGCGTCGTCGGCGCGAGCGCGCACGCCGCAGCGATCAGCGCGCTCGCCAGCAGGGTTCCGCGTCGTCGTCGATCCAAAGCTCCTCCATGCGCCGCGAAGGCTCGCGCGATGCTACCGCAGACGGGCGCGAACGATCGCATTCCCCGCCCGAACGTACGAGTCGGCGCGCGAGACGGATCACTCGGGCCCGGGGCACGTCCACTCGACGCCGACGCGCGTGAGCCTCGGCGCGCCGAGGCTCGCGCTCACCGCGAGCGTCACGCGCACCTCGATCACGCCTCCCTCGGGCAGCGCGAGCGGGAAGGGCGCCGCGTCATCGGGGATCGTGCCGAGCGAAATCCACGGCGCGCTCGCGAGCGACGCGACGTCGGACGCGTGGCGCACCTCGATCGCGATCGTGCCGTGGGTGCCGGGATCGCCCGCGACGTGCACGTTCACCCAGCTCGTCGTCACGTCCGCGCCGCAGCCGTCGAACACGCGCTGCGCGCTGGCGCGCGGCACGGGCGCCCCGAAGAGCTGCAGGCCCGCGAGGTCGCCCTGTGTGTGCGGCGACGCGCCCACCGGCACCTGCGCGCCGGCGATCGCGTCCTCCACGTCGACGCGCGTCGCCACGCCGAGCCCCGCGCCGCCACCTGCTCCGCTGATCGCCCACACGTGCCCCAGCCCGTCTGCGCCGATCCCGATCGAGTCCACCGGCGCGACGTCGTCGAGCGCGAGCGAGCGCGTCGCGACCACGCGAAGCGGATCGAGCGAGAGCCGCGACACGCGCCCTCCGGTGTGCGCGACCCACAGATCCGCGCCGTCGAACCCCGCGCCGCGCGGCGACGGCTCGGTGCGGATCGTCGACCAACGCGACGTGCGCGGGTCGTGGATCGTCACCGAGTCGCACGAGAAGCCCGTCATCGCGATGCGACCCTCGCCATCGATCGCCATCCCGTAGAGCAGCCAGCACGCGAGCGGCACCTCGACGATCTCGAGGCTCGGCGGATCGGCGCTCGGATCGATCCGCGCGAGCCAGCCGTCGCGCGAGATCGCCCAGAGCCGACCCCACGGATCGAACGCCGCGGAGTAGGGCGAGAACCCCGGCGTCTCGACCCGCTGGATCACGTCGCCGCGCAGCCCGTCCACCTCGACGAACGCTTGTCCGTCGTGCAGCCCGATCCACGCGTCACCGCCCGACACGCCGTCGAGCCCGCGATCTCCGTCGATCGCGATCGCACGCGCGACCTCGCGCGCTCCGCCGATGATCGTGCTCGCGAGCACGCACTCGTCGCTGCCCCACGCGCGCACGTCCTCGGGCGACGCGGAGGTCTCGATCGTCCCGCTCGCGTCGCGGTCCACGCAGCGCGCGCGATCCCCCGCGACGCGCACGACGCTCGGCACGCCGTCGAACGCGCGGTTCGCCACCCACGCGTCGCCGTTCCAGTCGACCGAGACGCGGCTCGGCTCGAGCGCGACCGCATCGCGCTCACCGGTCGCGTACCGCGCGGTCTCGCGCGCTTCGATCGCATCGATGCGCGAGACGGTCGCCTCCGCGCTGTTCACGGCCCACACGGTCGCGCTCGATCGCTCTTCGCGCGCGAGCGTGAGCTCGCCGAGGCCCGTGACGACGAGACCTCCGCCCGCTTCGTCGAACGGCTCGCCCCAGAGCTCGCCGGTGCACGACGCAGTGCACCCACCGCACGGGCTGCGCACGCCTTCGTCGGCGAGCCCGTCGCAGTCCTGGTCGAGCGTGTCGCAGCGCTCGCGCGACGGCCCCTGCGAGCCGTCGCAGAGCCCCCAGTGCTGCGCGACGCAGCGCGTGCGCCCGGTGCGACACTCGCCGACGCCGGCGAGCTCGCTCGGACCGGGGAAGCAGTCGGTGACGCTCCCGATCAGGCACGGACAGCCGGTCGCGGTGGGATCGACCGTGCAATCGGGCGCGGGGACCGCGTCGCAGTCCTCTCCGCGCGCGGCGTTGCCGTCGTCGCAGTCGGGCCCGGCCTCGCAGTGCGTGCCGAGGCCGTCGAGGTCCTCGTCGACGCAGGGTGGCGAGCCGTCGCATCCGAGCGCGAGCAGCAGCGCGAGCACGCGCGCGAAGCGACGCATCGCTCCGGAGCATAGCGCCCGGGCGTCTTGTCCGCGCCGACCTCGGCCTGCTACGACGGCGCGGTGAAGGTCGTCCTCACCGGGGCCACCGGGTTCATCGGCGGCGCGATCGCGCGCCGGCTCCTCGATCGCGGTGACGAGCTGACCGTCCTCGCGCGCGATCCATCGGCGGCGGCGTCGCTCGCGCAGCGCGGCGCGAACGTCGCGACGGGCTCGCTCCTCGATCCCAACGCGATCGCGCGGGCGGCGCGCGGCGCGGACGTGCTGGTGCACGCGGCGGGCATCCCTTCGCCGCGGGCCTCGGCGCGTGCGCTGCGATGGACGCTGGTGGCGGGCACCGAGAACGTGCTGTCGGCGGCGCGACACGCCGGTCTCGAGCGAGTGGTCACCATCTCGAGCGCCGACGTGACGCTCGCGAACGTCGATCGCGTGCACTGGGACGAGAAGCGCGATCTCGCGCAGCTGCCGATCGGCGAGCGCGCGCGCGCGCTCCGTCTCGCGGAGGAGATCGCGCTGAGCACGAGCGACGCCGAGCTCGCGGTGACCGCGTTGCGTCCCGGCTGGGTGTGGGGCCCGGGTGATCTCTCGACGCTGCCCGAGCTGGTGCGCGAAGCACGAAGCGGTGGGATCCGCATGTTCGGTGACGGCCGCAACCTGGTCGCGACGACGTACGTCGACACGCTCGCCGACGCGGTGATCGCCGCAGCGCGCGCGCCCGGAGCGCCGGGCCAGGCGTACTACGTCGGCGACCCGGAATTCCTGGAGCTCCGCGAGTTCCTCCAGCAGCTCTCGCGCACGCTCACGCTGCCGGCGCCGCGCCCGGGGCCGCCGTTCGCGCTCGTGTACCCGCTCGCGGTGCTGCGCGCGGGACGCGGCGGCGCGACGCTGCCCGAGGAGATCCTCCGCCGCGCGCGCAGCACGCTGTTCGACGTGCAGAAGGCGATCGCGGAGCTCGACTTCCGCGCGACGATCTCGGTGGACGAGGGTATGAAGCGCCTGTCGTCGTGGGTGAACGAGGTCGGCGGGCTCGACGCTGTGCTCGCGAAGGCGCGCCCGCTGCCCGACGAGGCGACGCTCGAGCGCGAGGCGAGCGCCGCCGGCGCGTGATCGCTCTTGCCCCGGCGCGCGCCCCGTACTACGAAGGGCGCTCCGAATTCGTTCGGCTCATGGCCTCGCCAACGCTGGCCCGTCAACCCTGCCAGGCCCGGAAGGGAGCAACAGTCGCGGTGACCAGCGTGTGGCGGGGCCCTCTGTTTTTTTGAGGAGGGGGCCCCCGACGCTGCGCCGGTCGTGGCGGGTTGGCGGTGGGGTGCCGCGCTGGGCGGATCTCGGCGGGTGAGGTCGTGCCCCTCGAGCGCGTGGGGCCCCAGCCCCACGCGCGATCTCGGGACGGCGGCCTGGCCGATGCTCGGCTCGCGCGGAGCGCATCGCTTCGCTCGCGCGGAGAGCGCATCGCTTCGCTCGCGCGGAGAGCGCATCGCTTCGCTCGCGCGGAGAGCGCATCGCTTCGCTCGCGCGGAGAGCGCATCGTTTCGCTCGCGCGGAGAGCGCATCGCTTCGCTCGCGCGGAGAGCGCATCGCTTCGCTCGCGCGGAGCGCATCGCTTCGCTCGCGCGGAGCGCATCGCTTCGCTCGCGCCGCGCGCATCCGCGAGCATCGCGGTCGCTCATCCGCGAGGCATCGCTTCGCTCCGCGCTGCGTCGCTCGCGCGACGTGTGCAGCGTTTCGGAGCCAAAAACAGTTCGGGGCTGAGCGATGACTCGCTCAGCCCCGAACGGAGCCAGGAGGATTCGAACCTCCGACCCCCGGTTCCGTAGACCGGTGCTCTATCCAGCTGAGCTATGGCTCCTGAAGGGGCGCGAACTCTAGCGAGATGGACAGGTTTGTCAAACTCGCTCTTCGATTTTCTTTTCGAGCTCGCGCTCTTCGGACGGAGAGGGCGGGATTCGAACCCGCGGTACCCTTTTGGAGTACTCTCGCTTAGCAAGCGAGTGCCTTAGGCCACTCGGCCACCTCTCCGGCGGCGGGTCTCCGCCGCTCCCGCGTTCGCGGGAATCGCGTTATTAGCCGCGCGGTGTGGTCGTGTCAAACGACGTGCGCGCTATGCTGCGCCGCGATGATTCGACTCTCGATCGCGGCACTGATCGCCTCCGCGTGCGCGCTGCTCGGGGTGCCACGCGCGCATGCGTGCTCGTGCGTGGAGACGCCCTTCGAGCAGCTCGCCGCCGAAGCCGACGCGATCTTCGAAGGACGTGTGGCCTCGATCGAGCCCGCAGGAGAGATGCACGTGCGCGTGCGGCTCGACGTGGTGCAGACCTGGCGCGAGGCGAACGCGGAGCACGTCGAGGTCCGCACCGCGTCGCAGTCCGCGGCGTGTGGTGTCCACTTCGAGGTCGGGCGCTCGTACCTCGTGCTCGCCGAGCGAGCCGATGGCGAGTGGACCGCGTCCCTCTGTGGCGGCACCCGCGCGATGGAGGATGCCGACGACGAGCGTCTCTCACTCGGGTCCGGCGTGATCCCGGTCGACATCGAGGACGAAGAGACCGCGTCCACGGAGCAGCATCCGCAGACGCTCCCGCCGCGCGGGGGCGGGTGCGCGGGGTGCGCGATCACCTCGCCCGCAGGCTCGCCGATCGCCCCGGCAATCGCGCTCGTGATCGCGATGTGGATGCGACGACGACGAATTCGTTGACAGCATTCGACCTCGCGCTACAACCGCCGGCGGAGAGCTGGCCGAGTGGTCGAAGGCGCCTGATTCGAAATCAGGTGTGCCCGTGAGGGTACCGTGGGTTCGAATCCCACGCTCTCCGCTGTGACGCCGCGCTGCACGTGAGTCTGCGCGGGAGCGAGCTCCGGGCGCGGCCCTCTGTCGAGAGATGAGGGGCCGCGCTTTGCGTATCTGGCGCTCTATGGATCCGGCGCGCGATGTTTCTGCGCCGGACGCCGGAGCTGGCGCGCGGTCTCCACGTGTGGTCGCGCGACGGCCTCGAGAGCTCGAGGTTCTTTGCATGCGATCCCGGGAGAGGTGACCGAGTGGTCGAAGGTGCACGATTGGAAATCGTGTGTACTGGAGACAGTACCGCGGGTTCGAATCCCGCCCTCTCCGTTCTTCCGTTCCGCGCCTGATCGTCTCCGCCGACTGCGCTATCCCCGCTGCGGATGACCGACTCCGGCGACGCGCTTCCGTGCTCCGACGTCGACGCCTCGTTCATGCGCGAGGCGATCGCCGAGGCGCGTCTCGCCGAGGCGAAGGGCGAGGTCCCGGTCGGCTGCGTGATCGTGCTCGAAGGCGCGATCGTCGGGCGCGGGCACAACCTGCGCGAGACGATGCAGGACCCGACCGCGCACGCCGAGATGATCGCGCTGCGCCAGGCGGCATCGACGATCGGGAGCTGGCGCCTCGAGCACGCGATCGCGTACGTGACGCTCGAGCCGTGCCCGATGTGCGCCGGCGCGCTCGTGAACGCGCGCGTCGCGCGCGTGGTCTACGGCGCCGACGATCCGAAGGCGGGCGCGACCACGACGCTCTACACGATCGGCAGCGATCCCCGGCTCAACCACCGGTTCGTGCTCGTGCCGCAGGTGCTCGGCGGCGAGTGCGGCGCGCTCCTCACCGACTTCTTCGGCCGCATCCGCGCTGCGCGTCGTGCCGCGCGCGCGGGCATCACGCCTGACGTCCCGCCGCCGCCCGCGAAGCCTCGCCGCGATCAGGAGCCCGAGGGCGGGTAGAGCACGCAGACCTTGTCGGCCTCGCACCCTTCGAGCGAGACCGATGTCGCGTGATCGCCGCTCTCGTCGAAGATCACGATCGCGTCCGGCGTGGGGAGATCACGCCGCGTCCGCACTCGCACCACGCCGGGCACCGGGCCGAGCTCGTCGCCCTCGGGCAGATGCGCGGTGCCCTGTCCGTCGTAGCGCACGTAGACCATCCAGTCGGGACGCTGCGAGGGCTCGAGGTCGACCGTGTGGACACGACCGACCGTGCGCGTGAGCTCGACCAATCGCTCCGCGCGGATCACCAGCGGCTGATGACGCGGCGCGAGCGCGACGAGCGGCTCGCCGGTCAGCTGCTCGGGGGTGAGCCGCAGCGGCGGGGCGCCGAGCTCGCGCGGTCCGAGGAAGAGACGCACACCGGCGGTGGGCGACTCGATGGTCACGCCTGCGCCGAGCGGCTGCAGCGGAGGCGCAGTGCTCGCGGGCTCGGGCGGCATCGACTGGCTCGCGTGGCGCACCACGAGCCACGCGACGCCGGCGATCGCGAGCAGCACGATCACCGCCGACGCGCCGACCATCGCGGACAACGCGAGCGCCGAGAGCGGCGCCTTCACGCGCGCATGCGACGCGGAGCTCCCGCCGACGATCGGCAGCGATCCGCTCGGGGCTGGCGCCGCGGGCGAGATCGGAGGCGCGACCTCGATGGGCATCGCCGCGGCATCGGCCTCGGCGCGCGCGACCGCGAGCGCGACCGGCGTCGGCGGCACGAAGCTCGCGCGCTCGTCGGCGGAGGGCTGCGCGGGCGGGCGCTCGGGCTCGGGGAGCTCCCAGCCCTGCTCCGGGAAGAGCCACTGGAGGAAGCGCGCGAGCTGCTGTCGTCCGTAGCCCGCTGCGCGCTCGTGCAAGAGCTCGCGGAGATCCTGCGCGAGCTGCTGCGCCGACGGAGTGCGCGCCGCGGGGTCGATCGCGAGGCACTGCATCACGATCTTCTCGAGCCGCGGCGGGACCTCGGGGTTGAACCGCGAGGGCGGCGGGAAGTCGCCGCTGCGCAGCAGGTTCGCCGCGACCTGCGGATCGTCGGGCGGGATCAGCGATCGGATCGTGAGCATCTCCCAGATCGTCACGCCCAGCGCGAACACGTCGGCGCGCGCGTCGACGTCGATCCCCTGCGCCTGCTCGGGCGCCATGTAGCTCATCTTGCCGATCGTCACGCCGCTCTGCGTCTTGAGCACGTTGTCGGCGGCCTTCACGAGCCCGAAGTCGCTGACCTTCACCGTGCCTTCGTTGCTGAGCAGCACGTTCTGCGGGCTCACGTCGCGATGCACGATGCCGAGCGGCGTGCCGTCGTCGCCCTTCTTGCGGTGCGCGTGATCGAGCCCGCTCGCGGCCTCCGCGCCGATGTACGCGACCGCGGCGATGTCGAGCATCTCGTTGCGCTCCGCGAGGCGCTGCATCACCGCGCCGAGGGTCACACCCTCGACGAACTCGAGGACGAGATACGGCTCGGGATCGATCCCGAAGTCGAGCACCTGCACGAGGTTCGGATGATCGAGCCGCGCGTTGGTGCGCGCCTCCGCGGCGAAGCGCTCGAGCAGCGACGGATCGCGCCGGTACTGCGGCAGCATCCGCTTGATCGCGACCTTCTTCTTGAAGCCGGCGTCGCCCGTCCGCTCGGCGCGGTACACGACGGCCATGCCGCCCTGCCCCAATCGCTCGACGAGGCGATAGGGTCCGAGCCATTCGGGCGCGCCCGGCGCGTTCACGGGGCGAACATACCTTCCGGTGGTCGGGAATTCATCGCTCTCGAGCGTCACCCGGCGCGCATTGTAGCGGGCCGCGCGCGTAGGCTGGCCTCGATGACGCGATCGCGTCCGACGCTGGACATCTCGCTCCCGACCGAGCCCTTCGCGGCACAGCACACCCCGCGGCGAGACGTGCGGACGCTGTGTCGCTGGCTCGAGGGCGCGCTGCCCGGCGGATCGGCGGGGATCGCGACGCTCCTCGAGCGTCTCCACGGACCGCTCGCCGAGCGTCGACACCTCGTCGCAGTCGCGCTCGTCGTGGCGCACCTCCGCGGTGAGCTGCGTGGCGCGCGATGGCTGCGCCTCACCGGGACCGAGAACGCCGATCCCCGCGACATCGATCGCGAGATGGACCTCGTCTGGGATGCGCTGGCCCGGGCGAAGCTGGTGCGCGGCGCGCTGCGCTATCACCCCGGCACGACGCAGCACGGCATGGCGCGTTTTCCTCCGCGGCTCGTGCCGCGCTGGGTGCGCACGAACCGCTGGTCGCTCTTGGGCCAGGACGACGACCTGCTCCTCTTCGAGCCCGACTACATGGAGCCGCTGCTGCGCGGTGCCGCCGAGCCGGGTGCGGCGCGGCGCGATCTCGCGCGCGGGATCGTCGCGCACGCGGCGCGTGATGCGGCGCATGCGGTCGTGGCCGCGCCGCGGTACGCGGGCGGCGAGACGCTCGCGACGTTCGCGCCGCGCTACGCGCGCTGGGCGAAGATCGCGCGCGAGACCGACGCGCTCGAGGTCGCCGCGTACCTCGAGCGGCTCGCGTCGTACGGCGCACCGCGCACGTTCGACGCGGAGCAGGCGCTCCAAGCGTTCCGCGATCTGTCGCGTTGTTGGCCAGCGGAGCCGAAGGTCGTGCGCATGCGCGAGGTGAAGGACGGCTTCACCGGGAGCGTGCCGGGCACGTCTCGTCGCCCGTCACGCGTGCACAT includes:
- the tadA gene encoding tRNA adenosine(34) deaminase TadA produces the protein MTDSGDALPCSDVDASFMREAIAEARLAEAKGEVPVGCVIVLEGAIVGRGHNLRETMQDPTAHAEMIALRQAASTIGSWRLEHAIAYVTLEPCPMCAGALVNARVARVVYGADDPKAGATTTLYTIGSDPRLNHRFVLVPQVLGGECGALLTDFFGRIRAARRAARAGITPDVPPPPAKPRRDQEPEGG
- a CDS encoding serine/threonine-protein kinase — its product is MNAPGAPEWLGPYRLVERLGQGGMAVVYRAERTGDAGFKKKVAIKRMLPQYRRDPSLLERFAAEARTNARLDHPNLVQVLDFGIDPEPYLVLEFVEGVTLGAVMQRLAERNEMLDIAAVAYIGAEAASGLDHAHRKKGDDGTPLGIVHRDVSPQNVLLSNEGTVKVSDFGLVKAADNVLKTQSGVTIGKMSYMAPEQAQGIDVDARADVFALGVTIWEMLTIRSLIPPDDPQVAANLLRSGDFPPPSRFNPEVPPRLEKIVMQCLAIDPAARTPSAQQLAQDLRELLHERAAGYGRQQLARFLQWLFPEQGWELPEPERPPAQPSADERASFVPPTPVALAVARAEADAAAMPIEVAPPISPAAPAPSGSLPIVGGSSASHARVKAPLSALALSAMVGASAVIVLLAIAGVAWLVVRHASQSMPPEPASTAPPLQPLGAGVTIESPTAGVRLFLGPRELGAPPLRLTPEQLTGEPLVALAPRHQPLVIRAERLVELTRTVGRVHTVDLEPSQRPDWMVYVRYDGQGTAHLPEGDELGPVPGVVRVRTRRDLPTPDAIVIFDESGDHATSVSLEGCEADKVCVLYPPSGS
- a CDS encoding NAD-dependent epimerase/dehydratase family protein, whose protein sequence is MSAPTSACYDGAVKVVLTGATGFIGGAIARRLLDRGDELTVLARDPSAAASLAQRGANVATGSLLDPNAIARAARGADVLVHAAGIPSPRASARALRWTLVAGTENVLSAARHAGLERVVTISSADVTLANVDRVHWDEKRDLAQLPIGERARALRLAEEIALSTSDAELAVTALRPGWVWGPGDLSTLPELVREARSGGIRMFGDGRNLVATTYVDTLADAVIAAARAPGAPGQAYYVGDPEFLELREFLQQLSRTLTLPAPRPGPPFALVYPLAVLRAGRGGATLPEEILRRARSTLFDVQKAIAELDFRATISVDEGMKRLSSWVNEVGGLDAVLAKARPLPDEATLEREASAAGA
- a CDS encoding MYXO-CTERM sorting domain-containing protein, giving the protein MIRLSIAALIASACALLGVPRAHACSCVETPFEQLAAEADAIFEGRVASIEPAGEMHVRVRLDVVQTWREANAEHVEVRTASQSAACGVHFEVGRSYLVLAERADGEWTASLCGGTRAMEDADDERLSLGSGVIPVDIEDEETASTEQHPQTLPPRGGGCAGCAITSPAGSPIAPAIALVIAMWMRRRRIR